In a single window of the Coffea eugenioides isolate CCC68of chromosome 3, Ceug_1.0, whole genome shotgun sequence genome:
- the LOC113765407 gene encoding protein FAR1-RELATED SEQUENCE 7-like translates to MSREELGNAITVRAKPIALMVVKANGHRDDEGESKLEPHVGLEFDSAEDAQEFYNLYATQVGFRIRIGQLYRSRVDGSVISRRFVCSKEGFQTNSRTGCPAFIRVQKADSGKWVLANINKEHNHELELPGEICPSRIQRKSLPNPRTTAVISTRTGIRSHEEEGPSGVVDAKRLKHDEFRGEPAGEPYKGLEFTSANEAYQFYCTFAASTGFRVRIGQLFRSKHDGSITSRRFVCSKEGHQHPSRVGCGAFMRIQRQETGRWVVDRLQKEHNHEFDTATDASQRTTSVTKGFREEVISGLENLDLVETNGGLSLVKRGRESNIGSDWYNVLLEYFQSRQAEDTGFFYAVEMDNGKAMSIFWADARSRFSCTQFGDAIVFDTGYRRGSYSVPFASFVGVNHHRQPVLLGCALIADESEESFTWVFQAWLRAMSGRCPVSIIADQDKAITYSIANIFPGTHHRFSSWQMLAKEQENLGALLSLNSEFKYEFEACISQSQTASEFDSAWNVLINNYNLKENTWLKEMYRMRKSWVPLYIKGTFFAGIPVDGSIKSYFGTVLTAHTPLNEFVIRYEKAVEQRREDERKEDFNSFNLQAVLHTKDPIEEQCRRLYTIIMFKVFQKELLECYSYAGIKINVEGAISRYIVQKCGNGDERNTVAFNASNLSISCSCKLFEFEGMLCRHALKVFQIMNIRELPSRYVLHRWTKNAKYGILRDIDSGGGSQDLKALMLWSLREEARNYIDAGAASLERYKLAFEIMQEGRRNLCWQN, encoded by the coding sequence ATGAGCAGAGAAGAGTTAGGAAATGCTATAACTGTAAGAGCCAAACCAATAGCTCTAATGGTTGTGAAAGCAAATGGCCATAGGGATGATGAAGGAGAGTCAAAACTTGAACCTCACGTGGGGCTGGAGTTTGATTCAGCAGAAGATGCACAGGAATTTTATAATCTTTATGCCACACAAGTAGGTTTCAGAATCAGAATTGGCCAGCTTTATAGGTCTCGTGTTGATGGTTCTGTTATTTCTAGGAGATTTGTATGTTCAAAGGAGGGTTTTCAGACCAATTCAAGAACTGGTTGTCCTGCTTTCATAAGGGTGCAAAAGGCTGATTCTGGGAAATGGGTTCTTGCTAATATCAACAAGGAACATAACCATGAACTTGAACTTCCTGGTGAGATCTGCCCTTCGCGTATACAGAGGAAATCTCTTCCAAACCCCAGAACAACAGCTGTCATTTCTACTAGGACAGGAATTAGATCACATGAGGAAGAAGGTCCATCCGGTGTTGTTGATGCCAAACGACTCAAACATGATGAATTTAGAGGAGAACCAGCAGGTGAACCatacaaaggtcttgagttcacTTCTGCTAATGAAGCATATCAGTTTTACTGCACGTTTGCAGCTAGTACAGGGTTCAGAGTTCGGATTGGTCAGTTATTCCGTTCTAAGCATGATGGGTCTATTACATCCCGAAGATTTGTCTGCTCAAAGGAAGGGCATCAGCACCCTTCTAGAGTAGGTTGTGGAGCATTTATGAGGATACAAAGACAAGAAACAGGAAGGTGGGTTGTTGACCGTCTTCAGAAGGAACACAATCATGAATTTGACACTGCAACTGATGCCAGTCAGAGAACAACTTCTGTGACAAAGGGATTTAGAGAAGAAGTAATCAGTGGGTTGGAAAATTTGGATCTAGTTGAAACAAATGGTGGTCTTAGTCTAGTTAAAAGAGGCCGAGAAAGTAATATTGGAAGTGATTGGTACAATGTACTTCTTGAATATTTTCAGTCTCGGCAAGCGGAAGACACAGGATTTTTCTATGCAGTGGAGATGGATAATGGCAAAGCTATGAGCATCTTCTGGGCTGATGCACGGTCTAGATTTTCCTGCACTCAGTTTGGGGATGCCATCGTATTTGATACGGGATACAGGAGGGGTAGTTATTCAGTGCCATTTGCATCATTTGTTGGCGTTAATCACCACCGGCAGCCAGTACTTCTTGGCTGTGCTCTAATTGCTGATGAATCTGAGGAATCATTTACTTGGGTGTTTCAAGCATGGCTTAGGGCTATGTCTGGCCGGTGTCCTGTGTCAATAATAGCTGATCAGGACAAAGCAATTACATATTCCATTGCGAATATTTTTCCTGGGACACATCATCGGTTTTCTTCATGGCAAATGCTGGCCAAGGAACAAGAAAACCTGGGAGCACTGCTGTCCTTGAACTCTGAGTTCAAATATGAATTTGAGGCTTGTATTTCACAGAGTCAGACAGCTAGCGAATTTGATTCTGCATGGAATGTTCTAATTAATAACTATAATTTGAAAGAGAACACGTGGTTGAAGGAAATGTACAGGATGCGTAAAAGTTGGGTTCCTTTGTACATAAAGGGCACGTTCTTTGCAGGTATCCCAGTGGATGGAAGCATAAAGTCTTACTTTGGTACAGTATTGACAGCACATACTCCCCTTAATGAATTTGTTATACGTTATGAGAAAGCAGTTGAACAGCGACGTGAagatgaaagaaaagaagattttAACTCCTTTAATTTGCAGGCAGTTTTGCACACAAAAGATCCCATAGAAGAACAGTGTCGAAGGCTTTACACAATAATAATGTTCAAAGTCTTTCAGAAGGAGCTCTTAGAATGCTATAGCTATGCTGGAATAAAGATTAATGTTGAAGGTGCTATTAGCAGGTATATAGTGCAGAAGTGTGGCAATGGGGATGAAAGGAATACTGTTGCATTTAATGCTTCAAATCTTAGCATCAGTTGCAGTTGTAAACTCTTCGAATTTGAAGGCATGCTTTGTAGACATGCGTTGAAGGTGTTCCAAATTATGAACATAAGGGAACTTCCATCTCGTTATGTCTTACATAGGTGGACCAAGAACGCAAAATATGGAATACTGCGTGATATTGATTCAGGTGGTGGCTCACAGGATCTCAAGGCATTGATGCTGTGGAGTTTGAGGGAAGAAGCCCGCAATTATATTGATGCTGGAGCAGCATCATTAGAAAGATATAAGTTGGCCTTTGAGATCATGCAGGAGGGTAGGAGAAATCTCTGTTGGCAAAATTAG
- the LOC113765409 gene encoding eukaryotic translation initiation factor 2 subunit gamma-like, protein MGPKQLMEQDPGELDVSKLHPLSPEIISYQPTINIGLIGHVAHGKTTVVRAISGIRTTRFKCELERNITVRLGYANAKIYKCEDERCPRPLCYKAYGSDMVDNPPCDVPGFDKSKMKLLRHVSFVDCPGHEIFMTRMLSGATVMDGSLLLIAANESFPQPQTLEHWSAVDLLKIQNLILLQNKVDLVQGEVARNQYQAIQKYVKGTVASNAPIIPISAQLNYNMDVVCEYIMKKISVPVRDFVSPPQMIVIRSFDVNKPGCEVLELKGGVVGGSITKGVLKVNQIIELRPGILGKDASGNLRCSPIYTRVASLHSEQNKLQIAVPGGLIGVGTTMDPALSRSDRLVGQVLGQVGTLPEVYTEIKIANTHLLSKLLGVTMNGTAQGKVGGLIKGEILLLNVSSMATGAEVLKVKDKHAKLRLKAPACTSLGEKVVLSRRIQGHWRLIGWGVIEDGITLDVLAATPDLT, encoded by the exons ATGGGTCCGAAACAGCTGATGGAACAGGATCCGGGAGAGTTGGATGTCAGCAAACTGCATCCTCTCTCTCCCGAGATAATTTCTTATCAACCAACAATAAATATTG GCCTTATTGGTCATGTGGCGCATGGCAAAACGACCGTTGTAAGAGCAATCTCTGGCATCAGG ACTACCCGTTTCAAGTGTGAACTGGAGCGGAACATTACTGTTAGACTTGGATATGCAAAtgcaaaaatatataaatgtgaAGATGAGCGCTGTCCTCGGCCTCTGTGTTACAA GGCGTATGGAAGTGACATGGTTGACAATCCTCCCTGTGATGTGCCCGGTTTTGATAAATCCAAGATGAAACTGCTGAGACATGTCTCTTTTGTTGACTGCCCG GGACATGAAATATTTATGACTAGGATGCTCAGTGGGGCAACAGTAATGGATGGATCACTCCTCCTAATAGCTGCTAATGAGAGTTTCCCCCAGCCTCAAACACTTGAGCATTGGTCTGCAGTAGATCTTCTGAAAATTCAAAATCTCATCCTTCTTCAAAATAAGGTGGATCTTGTTCAGGGGGAGGTGGCCAGGAATCAATATCAAGCGATTCAGAAATATGTAAAG GGAACTGTCGCATCTAATGCACCAATAATACCAATTTCTGCCCAGTTGAATTACAACATGGATGTGGTGTGTGAATATATTATGAAAAAGATATCTGTTCCAGTTCGAGATTTTGTTTCACCGCCACAGATGATTGTGATTCGCTCGTTTGATGTTAATAAGCCTGGTTGCGAAGTTCTTGAGCTGAAAGGAGGGGTTGTAGGTGGAAGCATCACCAAG GGTGTTCTGAAGGTAAACCAAATTATTGAGCTCCGTCCAGGGATTCTGGGGAAAGATGCCAGCGGCAACTTGAGATGTAGTCCCATTTATACCAGAGTAGCTTCACTTCACTCTGAACAGAATAAACTTCAAATTGCTGTCCCTGGTGGCCTTATTggggttggcacaacaatggATCCTGCACTGTCACGCAGTGATCGGTTGGTTGGTCAAGTTCTTGGTCAGGTCGGGACACTACCTGAAGTTTATACTGAAATCAAG ATTGCAAACACACATCTTTTGAGCAAACTTTTAGGAGTGACAATGAATGGCACAGCACAGGGAAAAGTTGGTGGTCTTATAAAGGGAGAAATTCTGCTGCTGAACGTTTCATCCATGGCAACCGGGGCTGAAGTTCTTAAAGTGAAGGATAAGCATGCAAAATTACGCCTCAAAGCACCAGCATGCACGAGTCTAGGAGAGAAGGTGGTCTTAAGTCGCCGCATACAAGGGCATTGGCGACTCATTGGTTGGGGCGTAATTGAAGACGGAATTACACTCGATGTACTTGCTGCGACACCAGACCTTACATGA
- the LOC113767006 gene encoding uncharacterized protein LOC113767006 has protein sequence MEVNNSSERRTKQKRDPAWNYCEMYKNGEKVELKCVFCGKIFKGGGIHRVKEHLAGAKGDGGSPCMRVDPDVRRAMQENLSGVVGKRKKKQRFVDAEDELLIQNDITIEDEGFRNNYDLNTVDDLLRLTETLETNSDKRLNIEGASNEFNGEQSEGGMTRRRRRNLQENSANMEPVAIGSLKRDPAWKHCQMFNNGGKVLLKCVYCGKIFNGGGIYRLKEHLAGRTGNGSVCSEVQSDVRLLMQESLNVSGSVGKKKKKQKHFIEMPNHNAGNGAVQTLANGRDLNNEIDLLPETDALEENSDVFLNQEHEGNGSGGRIEKGQMGKASVLINPHKSHTLTADGNKAVGSKVVDNQVQMAIGRFLLYAGISFDATNSVYFRRMIEAIASQGSQVVTPSCNDLRSWILKNSVKEVKSDFGRFTGCWARSGCSILVDDWVTQNGRTLVKVLVACPEGNLFLKSLDISEIRNPVDALYELLAKVIEEVGVRNVLQVVTRGEEPYFVCGKRLIDAYPSIFWTPCAGHCLSLMLKDFTKLDLISAILEQAKSITRFIYNHNVILNMMRRHTFGVDLVDIGVSKSATDFMTLNRLVSLKQNLQNMVSSEEWAESPYSREPEGLAVLDCFSSESFWSTCALISRLADPFLRLLRIVSSEKRPGMGYVYAGIYRAKETIKKELVNQKDYHDYWNIIHRRWEKLQHHPLFAAGFYLNPKFFYSTGGDMHHIRSHVYDCVEKLVPDPNTQDKIVKETISYQNGDGDFGRKMAIRARDTLLPAEWWSTYGGACPNLARFAIRILGQTCSLIGSKPSHIPLEQMHETKNCLEHQRLNDLVLVQYNWWLKERAQKIKEQEPVDPLLHANSRVAEDWLMKEEAYSDDQNISDWSTISPPMGNIMLLGSRADDFEALGVGFDDLEVLNGVSEEATDDKPAEFF, from the exons ATGGAGGTGAATAACAGTTCAGAACGTAGGACAAAGCAAAAACGTGATCCTGCATGGAATTACTGTGAAATGTATAAGAATGGTGAGAAGGTTGAGCTCAAGTGTGTGTTCTGTGGGAAAATCTTTAAGGGTGGTGGGATTCACAGAGTTAAGGAGCATCTTGCAGGTGCTAAGGGGGATGGGGGCTCTCCTTGTATGAGAGTTGACCCTGATGTTCGCCGTGCAATGCAAGAGAATTTGAGTGGGGTTGTggggaaaaggaagaagaaacaaagGTTTGTTGATGCCGAGGATGAGTTGTTGATTCAAAATGACATTACCATCGAGGATGAGGGTTTTCGAAATAATTATGATTTGAATACAGTTGATGACTTGCTTCGGCTAACAGAGACCCTTGAAACAAACTCCGATAAGCGTCTGAATATTGAAGGAGCAAGTAATGAATTTAATGGTGAACAGAGTGAAGGGGGAATGACTAGACGGAGGAGAAGAAACCTGCAAGAGAATTCAGCTAATATGGAACCTGTAGCCATTGGTTCTCTAAAGCGGGATCCAGCTTGGAAGCATTGTCAAATGTTTAATAACGGGGGGAAGGTTCTGCTCAAGTGTGTATATTGTGGAAAAATATTTAATGGCGGTGGGATTTATAGACTTAAGGAACATCTTGCTGGTCGTACGGGCAATGGATCTGTTTGCTCAGAAGTACAATCTGATGTTCGCCTTCTTATGCAAGAGAGCTTAAATGTAAGTGGGTCAGtggggaagaaaaagaagaaacaaaagcaTTTCATTGAGATGCCCAATCATAATGCTGGTAATGGTGCTGTCCAAACCCTTGCTAATGGGCGTGatttaaataatgaaattgatttGCTTCCTGAAACTGATGCACTTGAAGAGAATTCTGATGTGTTTCTGAACCAAGAACATGAGGGCAACGGATCAGGTGGTAGGATAGAGAAAGGCCAAATGGGAAAGGCATCTGTTCTGATAAATCCTCATAAGTCTCATACATTGACTGCAGATGGTAATAAAGCTGTTGGCTCGAAAGTGGTGGATAATCAGGTTCAAATGGCAATTGGCCGCTTTCTGTTGTATGCAGGGATATCTTTTGATGCTACAAATTCGGTTTATTTTAGAAGGATGATTGAGGCCATAGCTTCGCAAGGATCACAGGTTGTAACCCCTTCTTGCAATGATCTTCGTAGCTGGATTTtgaaaaattcggtcaaagaGGTTAAAAGTGACTTTGGCAGATTCACAGGTTGTTGGGCTAGGAGTGGTTGTTCCATTTTGGTTGATGATTGGGTCACACAGAATGGCAGAACGTTGGTAAAAGTTTTAGTTGCTTGTCCAGAAGGAAATTTGTTTTTGAAGTCTCTGGATATTTCTGAAATTAGAAATCCTGTAGATGCTCTCTACGAATTGCTTGCTAAGGTGATAGAAGAAGTCGGTGTGAGAAATGTATTGCAAGTTGTTACTCGTGGTGAAGAGCCATATTTTGTTTGTGGGAAGAGATTGATTGATGCTTACCCTTCCATTTTCTGGACTCCTTGTGCTGGTCATTGCCTAAGTTTGATGCTTAAGGATTTTACAAAGCTTGACTTGATCAGTGCAATCCTTGAACAAGCCAAATCAATAACAAGATTTATCTACAATCACAATGTTATTTTGAATATGATGAGACGGCACACTTTTGGTGTTGACTTAGTTGACATAGGAGTTTCGAAATCAGCAACAGATTTCATGACATTGAACCGATTAGTGAGTCTCAAGCAGAATTTGCAAAACATGGTTAGTTCAGAGGAATGGGCAGAGAGCCCTTACTCAAGGGAACCTGAGGGATTGGCTGTCCTAGATTGTTTCAGTAGCGAATCATTTTGGTCTACTTGTGCCTTGATTTCCCGTTTAGCTGATCCATTCTTGCGACTTTTGAGGATAGTTAGTAGTGAGAAGAGGCCCGGAATGGGTTACGTTTATGCAGGAATTTATAGAGCCAAAGAAACAATCAAGAAAGAACTTGTTAACCAGAAGGATTACCATGACTACTGGAACATTATACACCGAAGGTGGGAAAAACTTCAGCATCACCCACTTTTTGCTGCTGGTTTCTATCTTAATCCAAAGTTCTTCTATAGTACTGGAGGAGATATGCATCATATCAGATCCCATGTATATGATTGTGTGGAGAAATTGGTGCCTGACCCTAATACTCAGGACAAAATTGTGAAAGAGACAATCTCGTATCAAAATGGTGATGGAGATTTTGGCAGGAAGATGGCAATAAGAGCTAGAGATACATTACTTCCAG CTGAGTGGTGGTCAACATATGGCGGGGCATGCCCAAATTTAGCTCGCTTTGCTATCAGGATCCTTGGTCAAACTTGCAGCTTGATAGGCTCTAAGCCAAGTCACATACCTCTTGAACAGATGCACGAAACGAAAAATTGCTTGGAGCATCAGAGGCTCAATGATCTTGTCTTGGTTCAGTACAATTGGTGGCTGAAGGAAAG GGCTCAGAAGATTAAAGAGCAGGAGCCAGTGGACCCCCTTTTGCATGCTAACTCTAGAGTGGCTGAGGATTGGCTTATGAAGGAGGAGGCTTATTCAGACGACCAAAACATATCCGATTGGAGCACCATTTCCCCACCTATGGGCAACATAATGCTCTTGGGATCGCGTGCTGATGATTTTGAAGCCTTAGGTGTAG gttttgatgatttggaagtACTCAATGGTGTTAGCGAGGAAGCTACCGATGATAAGCCAGCAGAATTTTTCTGA
- the LOC113765086 gene encoding protein ABCI12, chloroplastic isoform X2, which translates to MYAQVLHTHPSSKLPCPSPLLLVRPLTTPIFKHQFTPNSRTQLYFLHHHCQKLRKPLIRCAANSEGVGGSRNWEKWVPRDFLAADKIFRWISEATSSPIAQYISSPTTFLHSVDPRIKLAWLLVLVVLPARSHISVRFGLVIFLASLSMLMQPKQDQLGRVTLLSGILFIMLGLGTDSAPSLVFSRTPPPSVLGLPNLPTSLDGYSYVVMKFGPLQLTRKGLSTASTSACLTFVIFQSASLCLTSTTPEQLAFALQWFIHPLKHLGLPVAEVILTLLLSLRFISLVFDEVRNVALGIVSRRINWQLLTTMETVDVFFTYIRRIFKNIFRHSEQISQAMIVRGFRGDCDSHKIFLSADTSSAMANIISLLCLFGLVGAATMSKYLLL; encoded by the exons ATGTACGCCCAAGTTCTCCACACTCATCCCTCATCGAAACTTCCTTGTCCTTCTCCCCTTCTCCTTGTTAGGCCCTTAACTACACCAATCTTCAAACACCAATTCACTCCAAACTCAAGAACCCAACTTTATTTCTTGCACCATCACTGCCAAAAGCTAAGAAAGCCCCTTATCAGATGTGCAGCAAACAGTGAAGGAGTTGGGGGCTCCAGAAACTGGGAAAAATGGGTTCCAAGAGACTTTCTTGCTGCTGATAAAATATTCAGATGGATTTCTGAGGCTACTTCTAGTCCCATTGCCCAGTATATATCTTCACCAACAACTTTCTTGCACTCTGTTGATCCCAGAATTAAATTG GCATGGCTCCTTGTACTTGTTGTTTTACCAGCAAGGTCACACATCTCTGTGCGCTTTGGCTTAGTGATTTTCCTGGCTTCGTTATCGATGTTGATGCAGCCTAAGCAG GACCAGTTGGGACGGGTGACTCTGCTCTCTGGGATCTTATTTATAATGCTAGGACTGGGTACAGATAGTGCACCATCCCTTGTATTTTCAAGAACTCCACCACCCTCAGTTTTGGGGTTGCCGAATCTTCCGACATCTTTGGATGGCTATTCATACGTTGTTATGAAGTTTGGTCCCTTACAATTGACAAGGAAGGGCTTATCAACAGCTAGTACATCAGCATGTTTGACCTTTGTT ATCTTCCAAAGTGCAAGCCTCTGCCTCACGAGTACGACTCCCGAGCAGCTTGCATTTGCCCTGCAGTGGTTCATCCATCCTCTGAAGCATCTAGGTTTGCCTGTGGCAGAAGTCATCCTTACTCTCTTACTGTCTTTGAGGTTCATCAGTTTGGTATTCGATGAG GTTCGTAATGTTGCCCTGGGGATTGTATCACGCAGAATCAATTGGCAGCTTTTGACCACTATGGAGACAGTTGATG TTTTCTTTACATACATCAGACGGATCTTCAAAAACATTTTCAGGCACTCAGAGCAGATATCTCAG GCTATGATTGTCAGAGGCTTTCGAGGAGACTGCGATTCTCACAAAATTTTTCTGTCAGCGGACACATCTAGTGCAATGGCCAACATTATATCGTTGCTTTGCTTGTTTGGTCTTGTAGGGGCTGCCACTATGTCAAAGTACCTCCTGCTGTGA
- the LOC113765086 gene encoding protein ABCI12, chloroplastic isoform X1, protein MYAQVLHTHPSSKLPCPSPLLLVRPLTTPIFKHQFTPNSRTQLYFLHHHCQKLRKPLIRCAANSEGVGGSRNWEKWVPRDFLAADKIFRWISEATSSPIAQYISSPTTFLHSVDPRIKLAWLLVLVVLPARSHISVRFGLVIFLASLSMLMQPKQVWMDQLGRVTLLSGILFIMLGLGTDSAPSLVFSRTPPPSVLGLPNLPTSLDGYSYVVMKFGPLQLTRKGLSTASTSACLTFVIFQSASLCLTSTTPEQLAFALQWFIHPLKHLGLPVAEVILTLLLSLRFISLVFDEVRNVALGIVSRRINWQLLTTMETVDVFFTYIRRIFKNIFRHSEQISQAMIVRGFRGDCDSHKIFLSADTSSAMANIISLLCLFGLVGAATMSKYLLL, encoded by the exons ATGTACGCCCAAGTTCTCCACACTCATCCCTCATCGAAACTTCCTTGTCCTTCTCCCCTTCTCCTTGTTAGGCCCTTAACTACACCAATCTTCAAACACCAATTCACTCCAAACTCAAGAACCCAACTTTATTTCTTGCACCATCACTGCCAAAAGCTAAGAAAGCCCCTTATCAGATGTGCAGCAAACAGTGAAGGAGTTGGGGGCTCCAGAAACTGGGAAAAATGGGTTCCAAGAGACTTTCTTGCTGCTGATAAAATATTCAGATGGATTTCTGAGGCTACTTCTAGTCCCATTGCCCAGTATATATCTTCACCAACAACTTTCTTGCACTCTGTTGATCCCAGAATTAAATTG GCATGGCTCCTTGTACTTGTTGTTTTACCAGCAAGGTCACACATCTCTGTGCGCTTTGGCTTAGTGATTTTCCTGGCTTCGTTATCGATGTTGATGCAGCCTAAGCAGGTTTGGATG GACCAGTTGGGACGGGTGACTCTGCTCTCTGGGATCTTATTTATAATGCTAGGACTGGGTACAGATAGTGCACCATCCCTTGTATTTTCAAGAACTCCACCACCCTCAGTTTTGGGGTTGCCGAATCTTCCGACATCTTTGGATGGCTATTCATACGTTGTTATGAAGTTTGGTCCCTTACAATTGACAAGGAAGGGCTTATCAACAGCTAGTACATCAGCATGTTTGACCTTTGTT ATCTTCCAAAGTGCAAGCCTCTGCCTCACGAGTACGACTCCCGAGCAGCTTGCATTTGCCCTGCAGTGGTTCATCCATCCTCTGAAGCATCTAGGTTTGCCTGTGGCAGAAGTCATCCTTACTCTCTTACTGTCTTTGAGGTTCATCAGTTTGGTATTCGATGAG GTTCGTAATGTTGCCCTGGGGATTGTATCACGCAGAATCAATTGGCAGCTTTTGACCACTATGGAGACAGTTGATG TTTTCTTTACATACATCAGACGGATCTTCAAAAACATTTTCAGGCACTCAGAGCAGATATCTCAG GCTATGATTGTCAGAGGCTTTCGAGGAGACTGCGATTCTCACAAAATTTTTCTGTCAGCGGACACATCTAGTGCAATGGCCAACATTATATCGTTGCTTTGCTTGTTTGGTCTTGTAGGGGCTGCCACTATGTCAAAGTACCTCCTGCTGTGA
- the LOC113765086 gene encoding protein ABCI12, chloroplastic isoform X3, protein MYAQVLHTHPSSKLPCPSPLLLVRPLTTPIFKHQFTPNSRTQLYFLHHHCQKLRKPLIRCAANSEGVGGSRNWEKWVPRDFLAADKIFRWISEATSSPIAQYISSPTTFLHSVDPRIKLAWLLVLVVLPARSHISVRFGLVIFLASLSMLMQPKQVWMDQLGRVTLLSGILFIMLGLGTDSAPSLVFSRTPPPSVLGLPNLPTSLDGYSYVVMKFGPLQLTRKGLSTASTSACLTFVIFQSASLCLTSTTPEQLAFALQWFIHPLKHLGLPVAEVILTLLLSLRFISLVFDEVRNVALGIVSRRINWQLLTTMETVDGYDCQRLSRRLRFSQNFSVSGHI, encoded by the exons ATGTACGCCCAAGTTCTCCACACTCATCCCTCATCGAAACTTCCTTGTCCTTCTCCCCTTCTCCTTGTTAGGCCCTTAACTACACCAATCTTCAAACACCAATTCACTCCAAACTCAAGAACCCAACTTTATTTCTTGCACCATCACTGCCAAAAGCTAAGAAAGCCCCTTATCAGATGTGCAGCAAACAGTGAAGGAGTTGGGGGCTCCAGAAACTGGGAAAAATGGGTTCCAAGAGACTTTCTTGCTGCTGATAAAATATTCAGATGGATTTCTGAGGCTACTTCTAGTCCCATTGCCCAGTATATATCTTCACCAACAACTTTCTTGCACTCTGTTGATCCCAGAATTAAATTG GCATGGCTCCTTGTACTTGTTGTTTTACCAGCAAGGTCACACATCTCTGTGCGCTTTGGCTTAGTGATTTTCCTGGCTTCGTTATCGATGTTGATGCAGCCTAAGCAGGTTTGGATG GACCAGTTGGGACGGGTGACTCTGCTCTCTGGGATCTTATTTATAATGCTAGGACTGGGTACAGATAGTGCACCATCCCTTGTATTTTCAAGAACTCCACCACCCTCAGTTTTGGGGTTGCCGAATCTTCCGACATCTTTGGATGGCTATTCATACGTTGTTATGAAGTTTGGTCCCTTACAATTGACAAGGAAGGGCTTATCAACAGCTAGTACATCAGCATGTTTGACCTTTGTT ATCTTCCAAAGTGCAAGCCTCTGCCTCACGAGTACGACTCCCGAGCAGCTTGCATTTGCCCTGCAGTGGTTCATCCATCCTCTGAAGCATCTAGGTTTGCCTGTGGCAGAAGTCATCCTTACTCTCTTACTGTCTTTGAGGTTCATCAGTTTGGTATTCGATGAG GTTCGTAATGTTGCCCTGGGGATTGTATCACGCAGAATCAATTGGCAGCTTTTGACCACTATGGAGACAGTTGATG GCTATGATTGTCAGAGGCTTTCGAGGAGACTGCGATTCTCACAAAATTTTTCTGTCAGCGGACACATCTAG
- the LOC113765087 gene encoding membrane protein PM19L encodes MASGAGKSAAFGLLVLNVILYFIVAATSGWAVNHGIQRARETASALTIPARIFPIYFPFGNMATGFLIIFSLIAGVVGFITSIAGIQSVIQWNLPNLHAAAASSLMTWLLTLLAMGLACKEIHKGWTESNLRTLEVILIILSGTQLFCTGAIHAGVEDLVARERIIRGRV; translated from the exons ATGGCTTCTGGGGCGGGCAAATCAGCAGCATTTGGCCTTTTAGTTCTTAATGTCATACTTTATTTCATTGTTGCAGCAACTTCAGGATGGGCAGTAAATCATGGAATTCAAAGAGCTCGTGAAACAG CATCTGCTCTGACAATCCCAGCTCGGATATTTCCAATATACTTTCCATTTGGGAACATGGCAACTGGTTTCCTGATCATTTTCTCCCTCATTGCTGGTGTTGTGGGATTTATCACCTCAATTGCTGGGATCCAGAGTGTGATCCAATGGAACCTTCCTAACTTACATGCAGCTGCTGCCTCCTCTCTGATGACTTGGTTACTCACGCTGCTTGCCATGGG GTTGGCTTGCAAGGAGATTCACAAAGGCTGGACAGAATCAAATTTG AGGACCTTGGAGGTCATATTGATAATTCTGAGTGGGACACAATTGTTCTGCACCGGGGCAATCCATGCTGGGGTTGAAGACCTTGTTGCACGTGAGAGGATTATCAGAGGACGTGTCTGA